Proteins from a single region of Neomonachus schauinslandi chromosome 10, ASM220157v2, whole genome shotgun sequence:
- the FAM166C gene encoding protein FAM166C yields MASRSAGTLLTEFNAAYVPPGLMPGYQGHVPSVAFSFGSPYGTTTLKYFQDQRHAALEKSHTPFSKGGHFPTLFSSNPDLVLSKRSHTRDRWLHTPVYTRFNLDSDRSAQLVGFYQMAQRHRKYYLDKTGMVPRVPYFVLPVKERERYPLPTDIPPLTPEKKWHLLRVSPENLKTYQTFPSGKRVSPHERQKRDRYFEFRA; encoded by the exons ATGGCCTCCCGCAGCGCGGGCACCCTACTGACCGAGTTCAATGCCGCCTACGTGCCCCCCGGCCTCATGCCCGG GTACCAAGGCCATGTCCCCAGTGTGGCCTTCTCCTTTGGCTCCCCCTACGGCACCACCACCCTCAAGTACTTCCAGGACCAACGCCACGCTGCCCTGGAGAAGAGCCACACTCCCTTCAGCAAAGGCGGCCACTTCCCGACCCTCTTCTCCTCCAACCCCGACCTGGTGCTGAGTAAGCGCTCCCACACCCGGGATCGCTGGCTGCACACCCCCGTCTACACCCGCTTCAACCTGGATAGTGACCGCTCCGCCCAACTCGTGGGTTTCTACCAG ATGGCACAGCGGCATCGGAAGTACTATCTAGACAAGACGGGCATGGTGCCCCGGGTCCCCTACTTCGTGCTGCCTGTGAAGGAGCGGGAACGGTACCCCCTCCCCACCGACAT TCCTCCTCTGACCCCAGAGAAGAAGTGGCACCTTTTAAGAGTATCCCCTGAGAACCTGAAGACCTACCAGACATTCCCCTCAGGGAAGAGGGTCTCCCCACACGAGCGGCAGAAGAGAGATCGCTACTTTGAGTTCAGAGCATGA